The sequence AAGGTTCCACAGCACATCACCCATCGAAGGCCTATCACTTCCAACATCAGACACACACTTAACTGCTGTCTCTGCTACTTTTTTAAGGCATTCTGGTGCAATCTTCCCCTTGAGATAAGGATCGATGATTTCGTCAAGCATGCCCGTCTTATGGCAATGCAGCGCCCACTCAGCCAAACTAACTTGTTCTTTTGGAAGTGTTGGGTTTAACGCCGGCCTAGCACATAAGATTTCAAAAAGTACAACTCCAAATGAGTACACATCGGATTTGTCAGTCAATTGTTGCCGTCTGAAATATTCTGGATCCAGATAACCAAAGCTACCCTTCACCACTGTGCTGACGTGGGTGTAATCCAGAGATGGACCTGTTTTTGACAGGCCAAAATCCGAAACCTTGGCTACCCACTTCTCGTCCAAGAGGATGTTTGTTGTCTTGACATCGCGGTGGATAATGGTGTGCTTCGCACCAGTGTGAAGATAATGCAAACCACGTGCAGCACCAATACAAATCTCGAGCCTCTGCTTCCACGGCAACGGGGGATTCTGAGTTTTGTAAAGATGCTCCCGCAGAGTTCCATAAGCCATGTAATCATATACAAGTACCATTTCACAATTCTCTTCGCAATACCCTATCAATGATACAAGGTGGAGATGGCGAAGTTTTGAGAGCATTTCAATCTCAGTTTGGAATTCATGCATTCCCTGTTCAGAAAGTGGGTTCCCTCGCTTAATTGCAACTTTTGCTCCGCTGTCAATCTCACCGCGATAAACTTTGCCAAAGCCTCCAACACCAAGGAGAAGAGCCTCATCAAAGTCATTAGTGGCAGCTTTGATCTCGGCAAATGAAAAATGGCGACAAAGGTTCGAAGGGTATGAGGATGAACAGCTTCCCGTGGTTGTTGTTTTGGCAGAACCAGAAGAATGTGAATTTCCATACAAAGACAAAGGAAGCCAGCCATCACCAGCGCTGGGATCCTTTTTGCGCATCTGACGTCGGTAGGAAACAATGTATACGATCAAACCAGCAACAAGAAGTGCAACAAGTCCACCTCCAACTGCTCCCCCAATAACGGCTTTGCGATTTTTCAATTGAGTAGAGCCCGATGATTGGCTGGTGTCAACTAGAGGCTGCGGAAGGGGAGCTGGATTAGGACCAGCAAGATTCCCATTGGAAccatttattttgaaaatttctagTCCATTCAAGATAGCATCATATCGTTGGGGCTTTGAGGGAGTGTAAGGGTGTAGATCAAGCCAGAGATACTGTTGAGGTGGCCCAGTGGGGACAAACACCACATAGTCCCTGTGAACAGGGACACCATTGCTTCCTGCCCAAACAATCACATCTGCCTCCTTCTCTGCAGTCTGATTATTCATAAAGATACTGAAAACTCTCTGGTTTACTTTGTTAACAAGTTCCGATACCTCGCAGAAGTGGAGTCTAACCATATAAGAGAAGCCAGAGTCAACGCTGAAAGTCCATGTCAGATTGTAATTCTTATTAACAGATGCATTTGGACCCATCGACCTCAAAGTGGTGTATAAATCAAGCGGGGCGATATAGCTAGGCGATCCTGAAGGATAGCTTACTGTTACACTTGGATCAGGCGCCTCTGTAACTCCACGAGCCGCACTGAATATGTAATTTGAATCATCATGCCATGACCTCTGGAGACCAGTATCATGAGAAGGTGAAATGTCGTTTCCACCCACATTCAGCCGATAAAGATTCTCAAGTGCTGTCCTGTTGTCAATATTAAACCCAGTGGGTTGCCCGACAACAGTTTCGGTCCCATCTGTACTATACATATCTGGATGCGAAACAATCTCAACGCCATTCACGAATGCATATGAGTTGGAAGCGTTCTGGGATGGTGTGAATGTTATATTCAACCATTGAAAAGGAGCATTAAGAGAGAATTCCTTCATCATATAATCATAATTCAGAGCCTCAGTTGTTTGAGAAGCATTGAAGTTGTTCAAAAGAGTATAGGGCCCAGAAGTGACAGAGAAAACTCCATGGGAAGCATCTAATCCATTATAAGAAGCTGGATAGAAATACAAACGAATGAACTTACGCCCAGATGCAACCGGGAAACTGTAGGTGAAATCGGAGTGGAAAATTCGAGCTGACATGTAAGGTACTTGGGGTACAGAGGGTTTTTGGGTGGCAGCAGAGGCAGTTAAAGAGTTACTGGTGGAAATGACAAACTTTGAGCCAATATCTGATGTCCATTTTCTACCATCTAAATCGGTAGAGTCAGAGGGACCTCCACAGTTCAAGAAAATCTTCTCCGACGGCGCATAATCAACGGCAGAAATTACAAATGCCAGAAGCAGGAGACTAAAAGCCGATACTTTACTGCGGTTTCTcatagatatatgatttaacgGAAGATATCACCCGAAAAAATACGAAATCAAAGAACATCGCCTCATCGCCCCG comes from Primulina huaijiensis isolate GDHJ02 chromosome 5, ASM1229523v2, whole genome shotgun sequence and encodes:
- the LOC140977152 gene encoding receptor-like protein kinase FERONIA: MRNRSKVSAFSLLLLAFVISAVDYAPSEKIFLNCGGPSDSTDLDGRKWTSDIGSKFVISTSNSLTASAATQKPSVPQVPYMSARIFHSDFTYSFPVASGRKFIRLYFYPASYNGLDASHGVFSVTSGPYTLLNNFNASQTTEALNYDYMMKEFSLNAPFQWLNITFTPSQNASNSYAFVNGVEIVSHPDMYSTDGTETVVGQPTGFNIDNRTALENLYRLNVGGNDISPSHDTGLQRSWHDDSNYIFSAARGVTEAPDPSVTVSYPSGSPSYIAPLDLYTTLRSMGPNASVNKNYNLTWTFSVDSGFSYMVRLHFCEVSELVNKVNQRVFSIFMNNQTAEKEADVIVWAGSNGVPVHRDYVVFVPTGPPQQYLWLDLHPYTPSKPQRYDAILNGLEIFKINGSNGNLAGPNPAPLPQPLVDTSQSSGSTQLKNRKAVIGGAVGGGLVALLVAGLIVYIVSYRRQMRKKDPSAGDGWLPLSLYGNSHSSGSAKTTTTGSCSSSYPSNLCRHFSFAEIKAATNDFDEALLLGVGGFGKVYRGEIDSGAKVAIKRGNPLSEQGMHEFQTEIEMLSKLRHLHLVSLIGYCEENCEMVLVYDYMAYGTLREHLYKTQNPPLPWKQRLEICIGAARGLHYLHTGAKHTIIHRDVKTTNILLDEKWVAKVSDFGLSKTGPSLDYTHVSTVVKGSFGYLDPEYFRRQQLTDKSDVYSFGVVLFEILCARPALNPTLPKEQVSLAEWALHCHKTGMLDEIIDPYLKGKIAPECLKKVAETAVKCVSDVGSDRPSMGDVLWNLEFALQLQESAEESGSGFGLGETEFLEVKKDPDLSPMGFDDSNGSSGGQGLSTSIGGRSLASQDSDGLTPSAVFSQIMNPEGR